The Vigna unguiculata cultivar IT97K-499-35 chromosome 6, ASM411807v1, whole genome shotgun sequence genome contains a region encoding:
- the LOC114188024 gene encoding LRR receptor-like serine/threonine-protein kinase: MPGSLRNLSLSPKIFSFTLLLSLNSLLFFPCCYSLDEQGETLIAWKNSLNITSDVLPSWNPSASSPCNWFGVYCNSHGEVVEINLKSVNLQGSLPSNFQPLRSLKILVLSSNNLTGRIPKEIGEYLELTFLDLSGNSLFGEIPEEICSIRKLLSLSLHTNFLEGSIPSNIGNLSSLVNLTIYDNHLSGEIPKSIGSLSKLQVFRAGGNKNLKGEIPWEIGNCTNLVVLGLAETSISGSFPSSIKMLKKVKTIAIYTTLLSGSIPEEIGNCSELQNLYLHQNSISGSIPSQIGELNKLKSLLLWQNNIVGTIPEELGSCTEIKVIDLSENLLTGSIPRSFGNLLNLQELQLSVNQLSGIIPPEISNCTSLNQLELDNNALSGEVPDLIGNLKGLTLFFAWKNKLTGNIPDSLSECHELEALDLSYNNLIGPVPRQLFGLRNLTKLLLLSNELSGFIPPDIGNCTSLYRLRLNHNRIAGNIPPEIGNLKSLNFMDMSNNHLTGQIPPTLSGCQNLEFLDLHSNSLTGSVPDSLPKSLQLIDLSDNRLTGALSHTIGSLVELTKLNLGKNQISGRIPAEILSCTKLQLLDLGSNSLDGEIPNEVGLIPSLEISLNLSFNQFSGKIPSQFSGLTKLGVLDLSHNKLSGNLDALSDLENLVSLNVSFNGFSGELPNTPFFHKLPLSDLAENHGLYIAGGAVTPADKVHASSTMKFIMSILLSTSAVLVLLTVYVLVRTHMAGNVLMENETWEMTLYQKLDFSIDDIVLNLTSANVIGTGSSGVVYKVTTPNGETLAVKKMWSSEESGAFNSEIQTLGSIRHKNIIRLLGWGSNKNLKLLFYDYLPNGSLSSLLHGSGKGSAEWETRYDVILGVAHALAYLHHDCLPAIIHGDVKAMNVLLGPGYQPYLADFGLARTATEIGDSSNSKPVQRHYLAGSYGYMAPEHASLQPITEKSDVYSFGMVLLEVLSGRHPLDPTLPGGAHLVQWVRNHLASKGDPSDILDTKLRGRADPTMHEMLQTLAVSFLCVSTRSEERPTMKDVVAMLKEIRPLETSRTDSDALKGGLTSHTSPPPPKNVVSHGSSTCSYNFSDNSIS; the protein is encoded by the exons ATGCCTGGAAGCTTAAGGAATCTGTCACTTTCTCCCAAAATCTTCTCCTTCACCTTGCTTCTTTCATTAAACTCCCTTCTCTTTTTTCCATGTTGTTACTCCCTTGATGAGCAAGGTGAGACTCTTATAGCATGGAAAAACAGTTTAAACATCACTTCAGATGTGTTACCATCATGGAACCCTTCAGCCTCAAGCCCATGCAACTGGTTTGGGGTGTATTGCAACTCACATGGAGAAGTGGTAGAGATAAACCTCAAGTCAGTGAACTTGCAAGGCTCATTGCCTTCAAATTTTCAGCCTCTAAGGTCCTTGAAGATTCTGGTGCTCTCATCAAACAACCTCACTGGAAGGATTCCAAAAGAGATTGGAGAATATCTAGAGCTCACCTTTCTTGATCTCAGTGGCAATTCTCTCTTTGGTGAAATTCCAGAAGAAATTTGCAGCATCAGAAAACTTTTGAGTTTGTCTCTCCATACAAATTTCCTTGAAGGCAGCATTCCATCCAACATTGGCAATTTATCAAGCCTTGTGAACTTGACAATCTATGATAATCATCTCAGTGGTGAAATTCCAAAGAGCATTGGCTCCTTAAGCAAGCTCCAAGTTTTCAGAGCTGGTGGCAATAAGAACCTCAAGGGTGAGATCCCATGGGAGATTGGAAACTGCACCAACTTGGTTGTTCTAGGCCTTGCAGAAACCAGCATTTCAGGAAGTTTTCCTTCTTCTATCAAAATGCTGAAAAAGGTCAAAACCATAGCCATATACACAACTCTGTTGTCAGGTTCTATTCCAGAAGAGATTGGAAATTGCAGTGAGTTGCAGAACCTGTACTTGCATCAGAACTCTATCTCTGGCTCAATACCAAGCCAAATTGGAGAACTCAACAAGCTTAAGAGTCTACTTTTGTGGCAAAACAATATAGTTGGTACTATCCCAGAAGAGCTTGGAAGCTGCACAGAGATCAAAGTCATAGACTTATCTGAAAACCTTCTCACAGGTAGCATTCCAAGAAGTTTTGGCAACCTTTTAAATCTCCAAGAGCTTCAGCTAAGTGTCAATCAGCTCTCTGGTATAATCCCCCCAGAGATTTCAAATTGTACTTCTCTGAATCAACTGGAACTTGACAACAATGCTCTCTCTGGTGAGGTTCCTGATCTTATTGGCAACTTGAAAGGCTTAACTCTTTTCTTTGCATGGAAGAACAAGCTAACAGGAAACATTCCAGATAGTCTTTCTGAGTGCCATGAACTTGAGGCACTTGATCTATCTTACAACAACTTGATTGGTCCTGTACCAAGACAACTATTTGGTTTGAGGAACCTCACCAAACTTCTGCTTCTTTCCAATGAGTTATCAGGCTTTATACCACCTGATATAGGAAACTGCACAAGCCTCTACAGGCTGAGGTTGAATCACAACAGAATAGCAGGTAATATTCCACCAGAAATTGGTAACTTGAAGAGTTTGAATTTTATGGACATGAGCAACAATCATCTCACTGGACAGATTCCTCCAACACTATCTGGATGCCAGAATCTTGAGTTTCTAGACCTTCACTCCAACAGTCTCACTGGTTCTGTTCCAGATTCTCTTCCCAAAAGCCTTCAGTTGATTGACTTGTCAGACAACAGGCTAACTGGTGCATTGAGTCACACCATTGGTTCATTGGTTGAATTAACCAAACTCAACCTTGGAAAGAATCAGATAAGTGGAAGAATCCCAGCAGAGATCTTGTCTTGTACTAAGCTACAACTTCTGGACCTGGGAAGCAATAGCTTAGATGGAGAAATTCCCAATGAAGTTGGTTTAATTCCTTCATTGGAAATCTCTCTCAATCTTAGCTTCAACCAGTTTTCTGGTAAAATTCCATCCCAGTTCTCTGGCCTTACCAAACTAGGAGTGCTTGATCTGTCTCACAACAAGCTCTCAGGGAATTTAGATGCCCTCTCTGACCTTGAGAATCTTGTCTCCTTGAATGTTTCCTTCAATGGCTTCTCTGGGGAGTTGCCTAACACTCCATTCTTCCACAAACTCCCTCTCAGTGATCTTGCTGAAAATCATGGTCTCTACATTGCCGGAGGTGCTGTGACTCCTGCTGACAAAGTCCATGCTTCATCAACCATGAAGTTCATCATGTCCATTCTCTTAAGCACCAGTGCAGTGCTAGTACTGCTCACAGTATATGTCTTGGTCCGTACTCACATGGCCGGCAATGTTCTCATGGAAAATGAAACTTGGGAGATGACTTTGTATCAGAAGCTTGATTTCTCCATTGATGACATTGTCTTGAATTTGACATCAGCCAATGTGATTGGCACTGGAAGCTCTGGAGTTGTGTACAAGGTGACAACTCCAAATGGTGAAACACTGGCAGTTAAAAAGATGTGGTCATCAGAAGAATCAGGAGCATTCAATTCTGAAATTCAAACACTGGGGTCAATTAGGCACAAGAACATCATCAGGCTTCTGGGTTGGGGATCAAACAAGAACCTGAAGCTTCTGTTTTATGACTATCTCCCTAATGGAAGCCTGAGTTCATTGCTTCATGGTTCAGGAAAGGGAAGTGCTGAATGGGAGACAAGATATGATGTTATATTAGGTGTGGCACATGCACTAGCATATTTGCACCATGATTGTTTGCCTGCCATTATCCATGGAGATGTCAAAGCCATGAATGTGTTATTAGGTCCTGGATATCAACCTTACCTTGCTGACTTTGGCCTAGCAAGAACTGCAACTGAAATTGGTGACAGTTCTAACTCCAAGCCAGTTCAAAGACATTACCTTGCTGGTTCATATGGATACATGGCTCCTG AGCATGCATCTCTTCAGCCTATAACTGAGAAGAGTGATGTGTACAGTTTTGGTATGGTTCTACTTGAGGTTCTGAGTGGAAGGCACCCATTAGACCCAACTCTGCCAGGGGGTGCACACTTGGTTCAGTGGGTTAGAAACCACTTGGCTAGCAAAGGAGACCCTTCTGACATTCTTGACACAAAGTTGAGAGGGAGGGCTGATCCAACCATGCATGAAATGCTACAAACCCTAGCAGTGTCGTTTCTATGTGTAAGCACTAGATCTGAAGAACGTCCAACAATGAAGGATGTTGTTGCAATGCTGAAGGAAATTAGACCCCTTGAGACCTCAAGAACAGACTCTGATGCATTGAAGGGAGGTTTAACCTCACACACTTCTCCCCCACCTCCTAAGAATGTGGTTTCTCATGGATCTTCTACTTGCTCTTATAATTTCTCAGATAACTCCATCAGTTGA
- the LOC114186560 gene encoding kinesin-like protein KIN-14F, with translation MPQESCQNSFFTSPSKRGLKGLVVTTMNKEASCTVTEEGFNDNELAQRKAEEAARRRYKATEWLRQMDNVASLSLTATPSEEDFCLALRNGLILCNVLNKVNPGAVLKVVENPGLAVQCAEGAAHSAIQYFENMRNFLEAVKEMQLLTFEASDLEKGGSSNKVVDCILCLKGFYEWKLSGGVGVWRYGGTVRITSFPKKSPSSIVGSESADESLDESESSQYEQLLEFLQLSEEFLIEESRTANALAFLYDHFGLRLLQAYLREANGIEDLPLNAMVIDTLLSKVVKDFSSLLVSQGTQLGLFLKKILKGDMGCLSKREFIETISLYLNQRSSLASNDFSKFCNCGGKRDSIRQNGNYSAKYAEVINTQQKQLEGMKYFFEETKLEVKQIQSEWEEELSRLEDHIKSLEVASTSYHKVLEENRLLYNEVQDLKGAIRVYCRVRPFLPGQSNGQSTVDYIGENGDMMIINPLKHGKDARRVFSFDKVFGTTVTQEQIYADTQPLIRSVLDGYNVCIFAYGQTGSGKTYTMSGPDLTTEETWGVNYRALGDLFHISKERSDSIKYEVFVQMIEIYNEQVRDLLVSDGSNRRLDIRNNSQMNGINVPDAFLVPVTCTQDVLDLMRIGQKNRAVGATALNERSSRSHSVLTVHVRGRELVSNSILRGCLHLVDLAGSERVDKSEAVGERLKEAQHINRSLSALGDVISALAQKSPHIPYRNSKLTQVLQDSLGGHAKTLMFVHINPELNAFGETISTLKFAERVSSIELGAAQSNKETGEIRELKEEISNLKLALERKEAELEQWKAGNARNAIDSQKPRAVSPFQLPKYGASGNTKHETGQRLMDDRSLESRSCSSGKQRRSRFPSTLMEKDSMPKMSFLTEEKLVSSVKGRSPSPPVRRSQSNDRGTVIKSKVKTETMDNQPILKHPFPAANKSLVTMPVVASTDNNTRMYVSSQETVKHENISETIFNLQKFNYKKVHQEHEEEQFKQALSAVRQGGIRKSKVESKAKAKPNQLSPFKIQKPDLTSPFIPDMEFASESNVETPPKNDYSEAENDLRFMESAVHGALNLKKIRQNFARNFQNLESRGIVQAGEHLLASKVENKVLNGSASNLKEGSNTSTPEFRRSRSTPRGKFFGLS, from the exons ATGCCACAAGAGAGTTGCCAAAACTCATTTTTCACATCTCCTTCAAAGAGAGGATTGAAGGGTTTGGTGGTCACCACCATGAACAAGGAGGCTTCATGCACTGTCACAGAGGAAGGTTTCAATGATAATGAATTGGCACAGAGGAAGGCAGAGGAAGCAG CTCGGAGAAGATACAAAGCAACAGAATGGCTACGCCAAATGGACAATGTTGCATCATTGTCTCTCACTGCAACACCCTCTGAAGAAGACTTTTGCCTTGCCCTACGCAATGGTCTCATTCTCTGCAATGTCCTCAACAAAGTCAACCCTGGTGCTGTTCTCAAG GTGGTGGAGAATCCTGGGCTTGCTGTTCAATGTGCAGAGGGTGCGGCCCACTCAGCAATTCAGTATTTTGAGAACATGAGGAATTTCTTAGAGGCTGTTAAGGAGATGCAGCTTCTCACATTTGAAGCATCTGATTTGGAGAAG GGAGGTTCATCCAATAAAGTTGTGGACTGCATTCTATGTTTGAAGGGGTTTTATGAATGGAAGTTATCTGGTGGGGTTGGTGTGTGGAGGTATGGTGGAACTGTGAGGATCACTTCCTTTCCAAAGAAGTCTCCTTCCTCCATAGTTGGCAGTGAAAGTGCTGATGAATCATTAGATGAGTCAGAGTCATCACAGTATGAACAACTGCTAGAATTTCTTCAATTATCTGAAGAGTTCTTGATTGAGGAAAGCAGAACTGCCAATGCTTTGGCTTTCCTTTATGATCACTTTGGACTCAGACTTCTTCAGGCTTACCTTAGAGAGGCCAATGGGATTGAAGATCTTCCTCTGAATGCAATG GTAATTGATACCTTACTCAGCAAGGTAGTCAAGGATTTCTCATCTTTGCTTGTTTCTCAAGGCACTCAG CTTGGACTTTTCttgaagaaaatattgaaaGGTGACATGGGTTGTCTCTCAAAGAGAGAGTTCATAGAAACCATCTCACTATATCTTAACCAAAGAAGTAGCTTGGCATCAAATGACTTCTCCAAATTCTGCAATTGTGGTGGAAAACGTGATAGTATTCGACAAAATGGCAACTATTCTGCAAAATATGCTGAAGTAATCAACACTCAACAGAAACAACTTGAG GGTATGAAGTACTTTTTTGAAGAAACAAAATTGGAGGtcaaacaaattcaatcagAGTGGGAAGAAGAACTGAGTAGGCTAG AGGATCATATCAAAAGCCTTGAAGTGGCCTCCACTTCCTACCACAAAGTTTTGGAGGAGAACCGCCTTCTTTACAATGAAGTACAAGACCTTAAAG GAGCCATTAGGGTTTATTGTAGAGTGAGGCCATTCTTACCAGGACAATCAAATGGGCAGTCTACGGTGGACTATATTGGAGAAAATGGAGATATGATGATCATAAATCCCCTTAAGCATGGAAAAGATGCTAGACGAGTATTTTCATTCGATAAGGTTTTTGGAACAACCGTAACACAAG AACAAATTTATGCTGACACTCAGCCCTTGATCAGATCCGTTCTAGATGGTTATAATGTATGCATCTTTGCATACGGGCAGACTGGTTCAGGGAAAACATACACAATG AGTGGCCCTGATCTTACAACAGAAGAGACATGGGGTGTAAACTACAGGGCTTTGGGtgatttatttcatatatcaaAGGAAAGGTCTGATTCCATAAAGTATGAAGTTTTCGTTCAGATGATTGAAATATACAATGAACAAGTGAGAGATTTGCTAGTCAGTGATGGCTCTAACAGAAG ATTAGACATTCGAAACAATTCTCAAATGAATGGCATCAATGTGCCTGATGCATTTTTAGTTCCTGTTACCTGTACTCAAGATGTTCTAGACTTGATGAGAATTGGTCAGAAGAACCGTGCCGTGGGTGCTACAGCTCTAAATGAGAGAAGCAGTCGTTCCCATAG TGTTTTGACTGTTCATGTTAGAGGAAGGGAGTTAGTTTCCAACTCCATTCTAAGAGGTTGTCTCCATCTGGTTGATTTGGCTGGAAGTGAGAGGGTTGACAAATCTGAGGCAGTTGGTGAGAGACTAAAGGAAGCTCAACATATAAATAGATCACTTTCTGCACTTGGCGATGTCATCTCTGCCTTGGCACAGAAGAGTCCACATATCCCTTACAGAAATAGCAAGCTCACACAAGTGTTACAAGATTCTTTAG GAGGGCATGCAAAAACATTGATGTTTGTTCATATAAATCCTGAACTTAATGCTTTTGGAGAGACAATTAGCACACTAAAGTTTGCTGAGAGGGTTTCATCCATTGAACTTGGGGCTGCTCAATCTAACAAAGAAACTGGTGAAATCCGAGAACTAAAGGAAGAG atatcAAATCTCAAATTGGCATTGGAGAGGAAGGAAGCAGAACTTGAGCAGTGGAAGGCTGGGAATGCTAGAAACGCCATTGATTCTCAAAAACCAAGAGCTGTTTCACCTTTTCAATTACCAAAATATGGTGCCAGTGGCAACACCAAGCATGAAACTGGTCAAAGACTTATGGATGATAGAAGCTTGGAg TCTAGAAGTTGCTCTTCAGGTAAGCAAAGAAGGTCAAGGTTTCCCTCAACATTAATGGAGAAGGACTCTATGCCAAAAATGTCTTTTCTGACTGAAGAAAAGTTAGTGAGCTCAGTGAAGGGAAGATCACCATCTCCTCCAGTGAGAAGATCACAATCCAATGATAGAGGGACAGTCATTAAAAGCAAAGTAAAAACTGAAACAATGGACAACCAACCAATATTAAAGCATCCATTTCCAGCTGCTAACAAATCCCTTGTCACAATGCCAGTGGTTGCATCCACTGACAATAACACAAGAATGTATGTGAGTTCACAAGAGACAGTAAAGCATGAAAACATTTCGGAAACTATCTTCAACCTCCAGAAGTTCAACTATAAGAAAGTTCATCAAGAACATGAAGAGGAACAATTCAAGCAAGCACTTAGTGCAGTAAGACAAGGTGGTATCAGAAAAAGCAAGGTTGAGAGTAAGGCTAAGGCCAAGCCTAATCAACTATCACCCTTCAAGATTCAAAAGCCTGATTTGACCTCACCATTCATTCCTGACATGGAATTTGCTAGTGAAAGTAATGTTGAGACACCTCCAAAGAATGATTACTCTGAGGCTGAAAATGATCTTAGATTTATGGAGTCTGCTGTCCACGGTGCTTTAAATCTCAAAAAGATACGTCAGAACTTTGCAAGGAATTTTCAGAACCTTGAATCAAG AGGAATTGTTCAAGCAGGAGAACATTTATTGGCTAGCAAAGTTGAAAACAAAGTTTTGAATGGTTCAGCCAGCAATCTTAAAGAAGGAAGCAATACATCCACGCCTGAATTTAGAAGAAGCAGATCTACCCCACGTGGAAAGTTTTTTGGTTTATCTTGA